A stretch of Paraburkholderia phenazinium DNA encodes these proteins:
- a CDS encoding YadA-like family protein, whose protein sequence is MNKSYISVWNDASGTWVAAPETAKTHCGTGVATSRAISANVDGVDRPATRLRASFMPIAMAIGTAMLPGMAFAQAATGNGGLELCPGGVGGTGSSWGILSSSALNCNGANGSAGMSFSLNNGADTSGAWGFNDNAISARVTGYDDGRLVLVGGAGITMQDTVYMSSNNITGLAAGDLSTASTDAVNGSQLYQRTRYFQANSPSDDPSTDAKATGANSVASGPASMAIGRNSSAYGANTAAIAANSVALGEGSIASRSDSVSVGYLSADGTSQYTRQITNVTAGAAGTDAVNVNQLNAAIANLSGGGGPVPNAVTYDSSAADLITLQGAKGTKITNLTAGDISSAWSTDAVNGSQLYQTNQNVTNVVNNVANVSGNLANVTNIVNNIVNNGIAGSPLVVTYDTSARDTVTLGGVGETTAVKLTNVAAGDISSATSTDAVNGGQLYSTNQNVIALANNLSSVVVNMYNSGLKYFQANSALANASAAGAESVAIGGSSVATAKNSVALGSNSLADRENAVSIGSAGAERQIINVAAGTDDTDAVNVAQLNQAIGSVSGGGSADAVIYDTSLHNKLTLGGTGATAAVGLTNVAAGQVASGSKDAINGSQLYGTANSVAVALGGGTAVNANGTLSAPAYALEGTTYNDVGSALSAMDSAISGLDNQVTNTSKYIKVVSSSSAAIATGAESVAIGGGSYASGANSLAIGSGARSQFADSVAIGSDSSTTVANTISVGSKGSERRIMNVANGVAATDVATFGQLSALQTSLQQQITQQTQQSSGVKSMLLGATQVGATPVGATPPVTSYISVSTNVTPGTETNTDNSMDAMAIGPTATADGQGSLAVGAGSGTSLAGSTAIGSAAAALALNTTTVGAGASTSSKATNGVAIGYYANVQGVDALALGSNSQTNGAESVAMGTGSFVGKTGTGAMALGAGATVRGANDDDTISVAYSLALGTASSVSVANSVALGYGSTATRANTVSVGSSTAQRQIVNMASGTSSTDAVNVSQLAGVAAALGGGAGVNGTDGSITKPSYTIGGKTYNDVASALVAVATGSSPDSVQYDTSAHDKVTLGGSGTTGLVTLSNVADGKANNDAVNVEQLKAMGANIDTSGNITNAFVSYDSSAKNKVTLGGAGSTTPVALSNVADGKANTDAVNVEQLKAMGANIDTSGNITNAFVSYDSSAKNKVTLGGAGSTTPVALSNVADGKANTDAVNVEQLKAMGANIDTSGNITNAFVSYDSSAKNKVTLGGAGSTTPVALSNVADGKANTDAVNVEQLKAMGANIDTSGNITNAFVSYDSSAKNKVTLGGAGSTTPVALSNVADGKANTDAVNVEQLKAMGANIDTSGNITNAFVSYDSSAKDKVTLGGAGTTTPVALTNVAAGKVNTDAVNVSQLTGVATALGGGAGVNGTDGSITKPTYALSTGTFTDVGSALTALDSTVGSINNTITDTTKYIKVVSTSSAAIATGGEAVAIGGGAYASGANSLAIGAGARSQFADAMALGSDSVTSVANTISVGSKGSERRIMNVANGVAATDVATFGQLTALQSSLQQQITQQTSGVKSTLLGATRVGAATPVTDYIQVSSNITPGSAPTYTDDSMNAMAIGPQASGMGVDSLAIGAGATTFHDGSTAIGSNAVAGSLNTTVIGAGASTSSKAPDAVAIGYMANAQASDAVALGSNSQTNGSDSVAMGSGSFVGSAGTNAMALGAGASVRGANDDDTISVAYSLALGSGSSVSVANSVALGAGSVADRANTVSVGAAGAERQIINVAAGTANTDAVNVLQLNNAIAAVSGGGSPDSVMYDSPSHNKVTLGGTGTSTPVALTNVATGLITSSSTDAINGSQLYNTANSVAAALGGNATVGTDGKLSKPAYALDGTTYSDVGAALAAVDAKASSGSTNGVSYDSSAHDRVTLGGTGASTLVTVSNVADGVANNDAVNVEQLKALGANIDSSGHVVGAFVAYDDTSKSTVTFGGSGANPVLLTNVAVGQVTQNSRDAINGSQLYGTANSVAQALGGNSSVNSNGQITKPSYNIEGGTYNDVGSAINAVAALAATGSSNGVVYDTSKHDMLTLGGAGAETGPVTVANVAAATTDDEAVNLKQLKDAGLNVDTSGNVTNAFVAYDNALKNTVTFNAGGDPTQLKNIAAATDLTDAVNFGQMQSYVADHAGSGGTPNAVAYDDSTKSQVTLGGVGSATPVVLTNVAAGSNATDAVNYSQFSSLESQVNNLAAGGGTSNTYVNIGVPADGTTGTAASAAGTDAIAIGNGAVASGDSAIAIGARTTTTGNHSVALGDGASASNNNSVALGSNSTTDRDNSVSVGSAGAERQITNVAAGTQATDAVNVGQLNNAIGGLNNSISNVDRSAAKGIASASALNIVTPYLPGRTTLNAGVANYRGFQALGIGVSRWNEKGTINYNLGVSTSGGNSTIVRAGIGIVLGN, encoded by the coding sequence ATGAACAAGTCGTATATCAGCGTCTGGAACGACGCGTCTGGAACGTGGGTTGCTGCGCCCGAAACTGCTAAAACTCATTGCGGTACGGGAGTCGCGACCTCCCGCGCCATCTCGGCAAATGTCGATGGGGTGGACCGGCCGGCAACCCGGTTGAGGGCCTCCTTTATGCCGATTGCTATGGCAATCGGCACGGCGATGTTGCCAGGCATGGCATTTGCCCAGGCTGCAACCGGTAACGGTGGCCTTGAATTATGTCCAGGGGGGGTAGGTGGAACCGGCTCTTCCTGGGGGATATTGTCGAGTTCGGCGTTGAATTGCAACGGTGCCAATGGTTCTGCCGGGATGTCGTTCTCGTTGAACAACGGTGCAGATACTAGTGGCGCCTGGGGCTTCAACGATAACGCAATCAGTGCCCGCGTGACCGGCTATGACGACGGCCGCCTCGTGCTGGTGGGTGGTGCTGGCATTACGATGCAAGATACCGTCTACATGAGCAGCAATAACATCACGGGGTTGGCGGCGGGTGACCTGTCGACGGCGAGCACGGATGCGGTGAATGGCTCACAACTGTACCAACGCACGCGATACTTCCAGGCAAACTCTCCTTCGGACGACCCATCTACCGATGCAAAGGCAACAGGAGCCAACTCGGTTGCCTCCGGGCCAGCATCGATGGCAATTGGTCGAAATTCGAGTGCATATGGCGCGAACACCGCCGCGATTGCGGCCAATTCAGTCGCGCTGGGCGAAGGTTCGATCGCCAGTCGTAGCGACTCCGTGTCAGTCGGATATCTGTCGGCGGACGGCACCTCGCAGTACACGAGACAGATTACCAACGTGACCGCAGGCGCCGCTGGTACGGATGCTGTGAACGTTAATCAGTTGAATGCCGCGATCGCAAACCTCAGCGGCGGCGGCGGTCCAGTGCCTAACGCCGTAACGTACGACAGTTCCGCGGCTGACCTGATTACGCTGCAGGGTGCAAAGGGCACCAAGATCACAAACCTCACGGCTGGCGATATTTCGTCTGCGTGGAGCACGGATGCAGTGAATGGTTCGCAGCTGTATCAGACGAACCAGAACGTGACGAACGTTGTCAACAACGTCGCCAACGTGTCCGGAAATCTTGCGAATGTGACGAACATCGTCAACAACATCGTGAACAATGGCATTGCCGGGTCGCCTCTCGTGGTGACCTACGACACGTCGGCCCGTGACACGGTGACGCTCGGCGGCGTCGGCGAGACGACTGCGGTCAAGTTGACTAACGTGGCAGCTGGCGATATCTCGTCGGCCACCAGCACTGACGCAGTCAACGGCGGGCAGTTGTACTCGACTAATCAGAACGTCATCGCTCTTGCAAACAACTTGAGCAGCGTTGTGGTGAACATGTACAACAGCGGCCTCAAGTATTTCCAGGCCAATTCGGCGCTTGCCAATGCGTCGGCGGCAGGCGCAGAGTCTGTGGCGATCGGCGGTTCGTCCGTTGCGACTGCAAAAAATTCGGTAGCGCTGGGTTCGAACTCGTTGGCTGATCGTGAGAATGCGGTTTCGATTGGTTCTGCGGGTGCGGAGCGACAGATCATTAACGTGGCCGCCGGCACTGACGATACCGACGCGGTGAACGTCGCACAATTGAATCAGGCAATTGGAAGTGTCTCCGGCGGTGGTTCGGCTGACGCGGTTATTTACGACACGTCGCTGCACAACAAGCTGACGCTGGGTGGCACGGGCGCCACGGCTGCGGTCGGCCTGACGAACGTGGCAGCAGGCCAGGTTGCGTCCGGCAGCAAGGATGCGATTAACGGTTCGCAACTGTACGGTACGGCAAACAGCGTGGCCGTTGCCCTTGGTGGCGGTACGGCTGTCAACGCGAACGGCACTCTTTCGGCACCTGCGTACGCATTGGAAGGTACCACGTACAACGACGTCGGCTCCGCGCTCAGCGCGATGGATTCGGCTATCAGCGGCCTCGACAATCAAGTCACCAATACGTCGAAGTACATCAAGGTCGTGTCCTCATCGTCCGCAGCAATCGCAACTGGCGCGGAATCTGTTGCTATTGGTGGGGGATCGTACGCGAGTGGGGCGAATTCGCTGGCTATCGGATCGGGCGCACGTTCACAATTCGCAGACTCTGTGGCGATCGGCTCAGACTCGAGCACCACGGTCGCGAATACGATTTCGGTTGGCTCCAAAGGTTCGGAGCGTCGCATCATGAATGTGGCGAACGGCGTAGCGGCAACTGACGTAGCAACGTTCGGTCAGTTGAGCGCACTGCAAACTTCATTGCAACAGCAGATCACGCAGCAGACACAACAGTCGAGCGGTGTGAAATCGATGCTCCTGGGCGCAACGCAGGTGGGTGCGACACCAGTGGGTGCGACGCCGCCGGTCACGAGTTACATCTCAGTTAGCACGAACGTGACTCCGGGTACCGAGACCAATACAGACAATTCAATGGACGCTATGGCGATTGGTCCGACCGCCACCGCAGATGGTCAAGGCTCGTTGGCCGTCGGCGCGGGCTCTGGCACGTCGCTCGCCGGCTCTACGGCTATTGGTTCTGCCGCGGCGGCATTGGCATTGAATACAACTACGGTGGGTGCTGGCGCGTCGACTAGCAGCAAGGCGACTAACGGCGTGGCAATTGGTTACTACGCCAATGTCCAGGGCGTTGACGCACTAGCACTTGGCTCGAATAGCCAGACGAACGGCGCGGAATCCGTTGCTATGGGCACGGGCTCGTTTGTGGGCAAAACAGGTACGGGTGCGATGGCTTTGGGCGCGGGCGCTACGGTTCGGGGTGCCAACGACGACGATACTATCAGCGTGGCGTATTCGCTTGCATTGGGGACCGCTTCTAGCGTCAGCGTGGCGAATTCCGTCGCGCTAGGTTACGGCTCGACCGCAACTCGCGCGAATACGGTTTCCGTTGGCAGCAGCACGGCGCAGCGCCAAATCGTCAACATGGCATCGGGTACAAGCAGCACCGACGCGGTGAACGTTAGCCAGTTGGCCGGCGTCGCCGCCGCATTGGGCGGCGGAGCGGGTGTGAATGGCACCGATGGCTCGATCACGAAGCCGTCCTATACCATCGGCGGGAAGACTTATAACGACGTCGCCTCGGCGCTTGTGGCGGTGGCCACAGGTTCTTCGCCTGACTCGGTGCAATACGATACGTCAGCGCACGACAAGGTCACATTGGGCGGTTCTGGCACGACGGGGCTGGTGACGCTGTCGAACGTGGCAGACGGCAAGGCGAACAACGATGCGGTGAACGTTGAACAGCTGAAGGCGATGGGTGCAAACATCGACACCAGCGGTAACATCACGAACGCATTCGTTTCGTACGACAGTTCGGCGAAGAACAAGGTGACGTTGGGCGGAGCCGGTTCGACGACGCCAGTGGCACTCTCGAACGTGGCCGACGGTAAAGCGAATACCGATGCCGTGAACGTTGAGCAGCTGAAGGCGATGGGCGCAAACATCGACACAAGCGGCAATATCACGAATGCGTTTGTTTCGTACGACAGCTCCGCGAAGAACAAGGTGACGCTGGGCGGAGCCGGTTCGACGACGCCAGTGGCACTCTCGAACGTGGCGGACGGTAAAGCGAATACCGATGCCGTGAACGTTGAACAGCTGAAGGCGATGGGCGCAAACATCGACACGAGCGGCAACATCACGAACGCGTTTGTTTCGTACGACAGCTCCGCGAAGAACAAGGTGACGTTGGGCGGAGCCGGTTCGACGACGCCAGTGGCACTCTCGAACGTGGCGGACGGTAAAGCGAATACCGATGCTGTGAATGTTGAGCAGCTGAAGGCGATGGGCGCAAACATCGACACGAGCGGCAACATCACGAATGCGTTTGTTTCGTACGACAGCTCCGCGAAGAACAAGGTGACGTTGGGTGGCGCCGGTTCGACGACGCCAGTGGCGCTCTCGAACGTGGCCGACGGTAAAGCGAATACCGATGCCGTGAACGTTGAGCAGCTGAAGGCAATGGGCGCAAACATCGACACGAGCGGCAACATCACGAACGCGTTTGTTTCGTACGACAGCTCTGCGAAGGACAAGGTGACGTTGGGTGGTGCGGGCACGACCACACCGGTTGCGCTGACGAATGTGGCTGCGGGCAAAGTGAACACTGACGCAGTGAACGTCAGCCAACTGACGGGTGTAGCGACTGCATTGGGTGGTGGTGCCGGTGTGAATGGCACCGACGGTTCGATCACGAAACCGACGTATGCCCTCAGTACCGGGACGTTCACCGATGTCGGCTCGGCGCTCACCGCACTAGATTCGACCGTTGGTTCGATCAACAACACGATTACTGACACGACGAAGTACATCAAGGTCGTGTCGACCTCGTCCGCAGCGATCGCGACCGGCGGAGAGGCTGTCGCGATCGGTGGCGGAGCCTACGCAAGCGGAGCGAATTCGTTGGCCATCGGTGCGGGCGCTCGTTCGCAGTTTGCCGATGCGATGGCACTGGGTTCGGATTCCGTGACGAGCGTAGCGAACACGATTTCGGTCGGCTCTAAGGGTTCGGAACGCCGCATCATGAATGTGGCGAACGGGGTGGCAGCAACGGACGTTGCAACGTTCGGTCAATTGACTGCACTGCAGAGTTCGCTCCAGCAGCAAATCACGCAGCAGACGAGTGGCGTCAAGTCGACGCTCCTTGGCGCAACCCGAGTTGGGGCGGCGACGCCGGTCACGGACTATATCCAGGTGAGTTCCAATATCACTCCGGGTTCCGCACCGACGTACACCGATGACTCGATGAATGCTATGGCGATCGGTCCTCAAGCTTCGGGCATGGGTGTCGACTCGTTGGCCATTGGCGCGGGCGCTACGACGTTCCATGACGGCTCGACCGCGATAGGGTCTAACGCGGTTGCAGGTTCGCTGAACACAACGGTTATTGGTGCGGGCGCTTCGACCAGCAGCAAGGCGCCGGATGCCGTGGCAATCGGCTATATGGCTAACGCTCAAGCAAGCGACGCAGTTGCGCTGGGCTCAAACAGCCAGACGAATGGCTCGGATTCGGTTGCAATGGGTAGCGGCAGCTTTGTAGGCTCTGCCGGTACAAACGCTATGGCTCTGGGTGCCGGCGCATCTGTTCGCGGCGCGAATGACGATGACACCATTAGCGTGGCCTATTCGTTGGCGTTGGGCTCGGGCTCAAGCGTGAGCGTGGCGAACTCCGTTGCCCTGGGTGCGGGATCCGTCGCGGATCGTGCAAACACGGTATCGGTTGGCGCCGCTGGTGCAGAGCGTCAGATCATCAATGTCGCGGCGGGTACAGCGAACACTGACGCAGTCAACGTTTTGCAGCTGAATAACGCGATCGCAGCGGTTTCGGGCGGAGGATCACCCGATTCGGTCATGTATGACTCGCCGTCCCATAACAAGGTGACGCTGGGCGGTACCGGCACGTCGACGCCGGTTGCATTGACCAACGTGGCAACGGGTTTGATCACGTCGAGCAGCACGGACGCAATCAATGGCTCGCAACTGTACAACACGGCAAACAGCGTGGCAGCGGCCCTCGGCGGCAACGCCACCGTGGGTACGGACGGCAAGCTTTCGAAGCCAGCCTACGCCCTCGACGGCACCACCTACAGCGACGTTGGTGCAGCACTGGCCGCAGTCGATGCGAAGGCCAGCAGCGGTTCGACGAACGGCGTTTCGTACGATTCGTCGGCTCATGACAGGGTGACGCTTGGCGGTACAGGCGCGTCGACGCTGGTGACGGTATCGAATGTGGCTGATGGTGTGGCGAATAACGACGCGGTGAACGTCGAGCAGTTGAAGGCGTTGGGTGCGAACATCGATAGCAGCGGTCATGTGGTGGGTGCTTTCGTTGCGTATGACGACACGTCGAAGAGTACGGTCACGTTCGGTGGTAGCGGTGCAAACCCTGTTTTGCTGACCAACGTGGCAGTAGGCCAGGTGACGCAGAACAGCCGGGATGCGATCAACGGTTCGCAACTGTACGGCACAGCCAATAGCGTGGCTCAAGCGCTAGGCGGCAATTCGTCGGTGAATTCGAACGGCCAGATCACTAAGCCGTCGTACAACATTGAAGGCGGTACCTACAACGACGTCGGTTCGGCGATCAACGCAGTGGCTGCACTCGCCGCTACGGGCTCGTCCAACGGCGTGGTGTACGACACCTCGAAGCACGACATGCTGACGCTTGGTGGCGCGGGTGCAGAGACCGGTCCTGTGACCGTAGCGAATGTGGCAGCCGCCACGACTGACGACGAAGCGGTCAATCTCAAGCAATTGAAGGACGCCGGTCTTAACGTCGACACGTCGGGCAACGTGACCAACGCGTTTGTCGCATACGACAATGCTCTGAAGAACACTGTGACCTTCAACGCAGGCGGGGATCCGACTCAGTTGAAGAACATTGCTGCAGCAACCGATCTGACAGACGCGGTCAACTTCGGTCAGATGCAGTCGTATGTTGCGGACCACGCAGGCAGTGGCGGCACGCCGAACGCGGTGGCATACGACGACTCGACGAAGAGCCAGGTGACGCTGGGCGGTGTGGGCTCCGCAACGCCAGTGGTGTTGACGAACGTGGCGGCCGGTTCGAACGCGACCGATGCAGTCAACTACTCGCAGTTCTCCAGTCTGGAAAGCCAGGTGAACAACCTTGCAGCCGGCGGTGGAACGAGTAACACATACGTCAACATCGGCGTTCCCGCAGACGGTACGACCGGTACCGCAGCCTCCGCCGCAGGCACGGACGCGATCGCGATCGGTAACGGCGCCGTTGCATCGGGTGATTCGGCGATTGCTATCGGCGCGCGCACCACGACGACGGGTAACCACTCGGTTGCGCTGGGTGATGGTGCATCGGCATCGAACAACAACTCGGTCGCGCTGGGTTCGAACTCGACGACGGATCGCGATAACTCGGTATCGGTGGGTTCTGCCGGTGCGGAGCGTCAGATCACCAACGTCGCAGCCGGTACGCAGGCAACCGACGCAGTCAATGTCGGTCAGTTGAACAACGCCATTGGCGGTCTGAACAACTCGATCTCGAACGTGGACCGCAGTGCGGCCAAGGGTATCGCTTCGGCGTCGGCGCTGAACATCGTTACGCCGTACCTGCCGGGTCGTACCACGCTGAACGCGGGCGTTGCCAACTACCGTGGCTTCCAGGCCCTCGGTATCGGTGTGTCGCGCTGGAACGAGAAGGGCACGATCAACTACAACCTTGGCGTGTCTACCTCGGGTGGCAATAGCACCATCGTCCGCGCCGGTATCGGCATCGTCCTCGGCAACTAA
- a CDS encoding Flp family type IVb pilin: MKISQIRRKSTQLGQGMTEYIIIVALIAVSAIGVYSLFGQTLRNQTAGLAVEMSGQNAQSNITTSQTNANTATSNANHTKNMGTYNADNNSGN, translated from the coding sequence ATGAAAATTTCTCAAATTCGTCGCAAAAGCACACAGCTCGGTCAAGGCATGACCGAATACATCATCATCGTCGCTCTGATCGCCGTTTCGGCAATCGGTGTGTACTCGCTGTTCGGCCAAACCCTGCGCAATCAGACCGCTGGTCTCGCAGTAGAAATGTCCGGCCAGAACGCCCAGAGCAACATCACGACGTCGCAAACCAACGCGAACACCGCGACGAGCAATGCGAACCATACGAAGAACATGGGTACGTATAACGCCGACAACAACTCGGGCAACTAA
- a CDS encoding pilus assembly protein TadG-related protein, with the protein MKRSARKGRARVASASGQALVPAMIFLLVGSIGLYVAFNSFQMTSAKIKLQNTADAAAYSAAVLQARDYNFSAYTNRAMVANQVTAAQLVALKSWIDELDSTYSPTEIDDIVNEGLADHPDKWNTPRNAGKADTAPVRAALDALLPTVERGIGSINRALSNAQVRYHAAVFAAVPNTANVIAQQNQPNTQVTQGYFVSSRNAAQLAAWRSYAGTVAPAGTNGSDDFADVVTDTHTLDGFVKNRDSSRSVAPNFQQLNDTAATICGAGGTITINVTHDGGTQLRNDKAGWESIDASTGHVQISCIGPIEASSGSGGSANGNVSSFMANPPFAAWQDWAGYGGYINFGYQGSSTPGWQVPDSMAEQFRDGPGPSLDAANGGLLPYDEVSGAPFANAAPRITIEVTRNTNTLIQTIGLQGGGRMEIDNNGAGGAMRALSSAHAYLVRPDETSSGSFAGGLVHANEWARADNKTEYPSLFSPYWQATLAPVSESERKAAQSSQMSATPQASKQ; encoded by the coding sequence ATGAAACGCTCTGCCCGCAAGGGCAGGGCCAGGGTCGCCAGCGCTAGCGGGCAGGCGCTGGTCCCTGCAATGATTTTTCTTCTGGTAGGCAGTATCGGCCTCTATGTGGCGTTCAACTCGTTTCAGATGACGAGCGCCAAGATCAAGCTCCAGAATACCGCTGACGCAGCTGCCTATAGCGCAGCCGTGCTGCAGGCGCGCGACTACAATTTTTCCGCCTATACCAACCGGGCGATGGTTGCCAACCAGGTCACTGCCGCGCAACTCGTAGCACTGAAATCCTGGATCGACGAACTCGACTCTACATACAGTCCGACGGAGATCGACGATATCGTCAATGAAGGACTTGCTGACCATCCAGACAAATGGAATACGCCCAGAAACGCTGGAAAGGCGGACACCGCACCGGTGCGCGCGGCCCTGGATGCACTGCTGCCCACTGTGGAAAGAGGCATCGGCTCCATTAACCGTGCACTTAGCAATGCTCAGGTCCGCTACCATGCGGCGGTCTTCGCGGCGGTACCCAATACCGCCAATGTCATCGCTCAACAAAATCAGCCGAACACGCAGGTTACACAGGGCTACTTCGTAAGCTCGCGCAACGCGGCGCAGCTTGCTGCGTGGCGCTCCTACGCGGGTACTGTCGCCCCCGCCGGCACAAACGGCTCGGACGACTTTGCCGATGTGGTCACAGACACCCACACACTCGACGGTTTCGTTAAAAATCGCGATTCCAGCCGGAGCGTCGCACCAAATTTTCAGCAGCTGAACGATACGGCCGCGACTATCTGCGGCGCGGGCGGCACCATCACTATCAACGTTACCCATGATGGCGGCACTCAGTTGCGCAACGACAAGGCCGGCTGGGAATCGATCGATGCCAGTACCGGGCATGTGCAGATTAGCTGCATCGGCCCGATTGAGGCCTCGTCGGGGTCCGGAGGCAGCGCCAATGGCAACGTCAGCAGCTTCATGGCAAATCCACCGTTCGCTGCGTGGCAAGACTGGGCGGGCTATGGCGGTTATATCAATTTCGGTTATCAGGGAAGCTCGACACCCGGATGGCAAGTTCCGGATTCGATGGCTGAGCAGTTCAGAGACGGCCCCGGACCATCCCTTGATGCAGCGAACGGCGGCTTGCTTCCGTACGACGAGGTAAGCGGTGCGCCATTCGCCAACGCTGCTCCTCGCATCACCATCGAAGTCACGCGCAACACCAACACTCTGATTCAAACCATAGGCCTGCAAGGCGGCGGACGTATGGAAATAGACAACAACGGCGCCGGCGGCGCGATGCGCGCGCTGTCGAGCGCGCACGCCTACTTAGTTCGTCCCGATGAAACGTCGTCTGGTTCGTTTGCAGGCGGGCTGGTACACGCCAACGAATGGGCTCGTGCGGACAACAAAACCGAATACCCAAGCCTGTTCAGTCCGTACTGGCAAGCCACGCTGGCACCCGTGAGCGAAAGCGAGCGCAAAGCCGCTCAAAGCAGCCAGATGTCGGCGACACCTCAGGCTTCAAAGCAATGA
- the cpaB gene encoding Flp pilus assembly protein CpaB → MLKKINFRSLLGNSWVLLTLAVLVAGGLTFLLYKYLTDRENKLKADITAHRARAGVEVVVPAQDVPVGTPLTSNDFVSREIDSDMVYDDMIRVDDFPKYRASHLVKAVRRGLPLRAGDIDALRGRDFSDILPAGQRAVTVEIDTVNSTALMVRPGNRVDVYWVGKIYHEGQASDEKKMAQLIMPDVLVLATGQDMRARDAGEAAGPDQANANSSAMSRQEGMGFTTVTLQVPVDEVARVALAQKIGGLRLILRNADDKGADGPALVKESDVFMDPDRTTTNGATSVPGVEVITGGGVSSTVLTPQGSSSAAQDTQKPNPMPSNATQPTSSALADPAAAAASHQPSLYEQANAIAQQLQKAADRSTSKQN, encoded by the coding sequence ATGTTGAAAAAAATCAATTTTCGCTCGCTCCTCGGGAATTCCTGGGTTCTGCTCACGTTGGCTGTACTGGTCGCAGGTGGCCTGACTTTCCTGCTGTACAAGTATTTGACTGACCGTGAGAACAAGCTCAAAGCCGACATCACGGCTCATCGTGCGCGGGCTGGCGTCGAGGTGGTTGTGCCCGCACAGGATGTTCCCGTCGGCACGCCGCTAACAAGCAACGACTTCGTCTCGAGGGAAATCGACTCGGACATGGTGTACGACGACATGATCCGCGTTGACGACTTCCCCAAGTACCGCGCTTCTCATCTGGTCAAGGCCGTGCGTCGTGGCCTGCCGTTACGCGCCGGCGACATTGACGCGCTGCGCGGGCGCGACTTCTCCGACATTCTGCCTGCCGGCCAGCGCGCCGTAACGGTCGAAATCGACACGGTCAACTCGACTGCACTGATGGTGCGTCCAGGCAATCGAGTCGACGTCTATTGGGTAGGCAAGATCTACCACGAGGGTCAGGCATCCGACGAGAAGAAGATGGCTCAGCTGATCATGCCGGATGTGCTGGTGCTCGCTACCGGCCAGGACATGAGGGCGCGCGATGCGGGCGAGGCCGCCGGGCCTGACCAGGCCAACGCCAACAGCAGCGCGATGAGCAGGCAGGAAGGCATGGGTTTCACAACCGTCACGCTGCAGGTGCCGGTGGATGAAGTTGCGCGTGTGGCTCTTGCGCAAAAGATTGGCGGACTCCGCCTGATTTTGCGAAACGCAGACGACAAGGGCGCAGATGGCCCCGCGCTGGTCAAGGAAAGCGACGTGTTCATGGACCCTGACCGGACCACGACGAACGGCGCCACCAGCGTTCCGGGTGTCGAGGTGATCACGGGTGGTGGCGTAAGCAGCACGGTGCTGACGCCTCAAGGCTCGTCCTCCGCCGCTCAAGATACGCAGAAGCCCAACCCGATGCCGTCAAATGCGACGCAGCCGACTTCCAGCGCGCTCGCCGACCCAGCGGCCGCCGCCGCAAGCCATCAGCCGAGCCTCTACGAGCAGGCCAACGCGATCGCCCAACAACTGCAGAAAGCCGCTGACCGCAGCACGTCGAAGCAGAATTAA